A genomic stretch from Anomalospiza imberbis isolate Cuckoo-Finch-1a 21T00152 chromosome 9, ASM3175350v1, whole genome shotgun sequence includes:
- the DMRTA2 gene encoding doublesex- and mab-3-related transcription factor A2, whose amino-acid sequence MELRSELPSVPAAPPPVPPSSVAAAAAAAAATLPVSVAGSLLRAPPLLLRAAEKYPRTPKCARCRNHGVVSALKGHKRYCRWKDCMCAKCTLIAERQRVMAAQVALRRQQAQEENEARELQLLYGTAEGLALAAANGIIPPRPAYEVFGSVCAGAGGEGGAGASESKMQKFELFPKTLLPSRAVTPQQAGGKPLSPDGESVPGTSSPDARHGSGSENGDGESFLSSPVSKGPKEGEESPGSISPLGSDSGSEADKDEQDPSPSAGGRQRTPIDILTRVFPAHKRSVLELVLQGCGGDVVQAIEQILNNRGPEKGPEEAWARDGALQGLPPTPAAAHHRPLIAGAMAPAIGTLGSRSAFSPLQPNATHFGAEAGAYPLGTHLGLNPLRLAYSAHSRGLAFMTPYSTAGLMPTLGFRPPVDYAFSDLMRDRSAVHKEQVYSSGLYGPMVNNTPEKQ is encoded by the exons ATGGAGCTGCGGTCGGAGCTGCCTAGCGTacccgccgcgccccccccggtgccccccagcTCGGTGGCGGCcgcggcggctgcggcggcggcCACGCTGCCGGTGAGCGTGGCCGGGAGCTTGCTGCGGGCGCCGCCGCTGCTCCTGCGGGCGGCCGAGAAGTACCCGCGGACGCCCAAGTGCGCCCGGTGCCGCAACCACGGGGTGGTGTCGGCGCTGAAGGGCCACAAGCGGTACTGCCGCTGGAAGGACTGCATGTGCGCCAAGTGCACCCTCATCGCCGAGCGCCAGCGCGTCATGGCCGCTCAGGTGGCGCTGCGCCGGCAGCAGGCGCAGGAGGAGAACGAGGCCCGCGAGCTCCAGCTGCTCTACGGCACGGCCGAGGGGCTGGCGCTGGCGGCCGCCAACGGCATCATCCCTCCCCGGCCCGCCTACGAGGTGTTCGGCTCCGTCTgcgccggggccggcggcgAGGGAGGCGCCGGCGCCTCAG AGTCCAAGATGCAGAAGTTCGAGCTGTTCCCCAAGACGCTGCTGCCGAGCCGCGCCGTCACCCCGCAGCAGGCGGGCGGGAAGCCCCTCTCCCCGGACGGCGAGTCCGTGCCCGGCACCTCCTCCCCAGATGCTCGCCACGGCTCGGGCTCGGAGAACGGGGACGGCGAGTCCTTCCTAAGCTCACCCGTCTCCAAGGGCCCGAAAGAgggggaggagagcccgggctCCATCAGCCCGCTGGGCTCGGACTCGGGCTCAGAGGCGGACAAGGACGAGCAGGACCCGTCGCCCTCGGCCGGCGGCCGGCAGCGGACTCCCATCGACATCCTGACGCGCGTCTTCCCGGCGCACAAGCGCAGCGtgctggagctggtgctgcagggctgcgGCGGGGACGTGGTACAGGCCATCGAGCAGATCCTCAACAACCGCGGCCCGGAGAAGGGCCCCGAGGAGGCCTGGGCCCGGGACGGCGCCTTGCAGGGCCTGccgcccacccccgccgccgCCCACCACCGGCCCTTGATCGCCGGCGCCATGGCCCCGGCCATCGGCACGCTGGGCAGCCGCTCCGCTTTCTCCCCGCTGCAGCCCAACGCCACGCACTTCGGGGCCGAGGCCGGCGCCTACCCCCTGGGCACCCACCTGGGACTGAACCCGCTGCGCCTCGCCTACTCGGCGCACAGCCGGGGACTGGCCTTCATGACCCCCTACTCCACGGCCGGGCTGATGCCCACGCTGGGGTTCCGGCCGCCCGTGGACTACGCCTTCAGCGACCTGATGCGGGACCGCTCCGCCGTGCACAAGGAGCAGGTGTACTCCAGCGGGCTCTACGGGCCCATGGTCAACAACACCCCCGAGAAGCAATAG